In Nitrosarchaeum koreense MY1, one genomic interval encodes:
- a CDS encoding DoxX family protein has protein sequence MAEATIRNSIFYDITHFGIRITIGAIFIAHSLGKFEPGFAENLPNMGLPAEMQIPIALAELVPGILLIIGGLTRISASLLSIVMLGAIFVAKGAQSFAGRGGVEFETLILSGCLLLIVIGPGRISISHILKKVPRVLQ, from the coding sequence ATGGCAGAAGCGACAATTCGTAACTCTATCTTTTATGATATCACTCACTTTGGAATAAGAATTACAATTGGGGCAATATTCATAGCACACTCGTTAGGAAAATTTGAACCAGGTTTTGCTGAAAATCTTCCAAATATGGGCCTGCCAGCAGAAATGCAAATTCCAATTGCACTAGCAGAATTGGTTCCAGGAATATTACTAATCATAGGTGGGCTAACAAGAATTTCTGCATCGTTACTATCAATAGTAATGTTGGGGGCGATCTTTGTGGCAAAAGGAGCTCAGAGTTTTGCAGGTCGTGGAGGAGTAGAATTTGAGACATTGATTCTATCAGGATGTCTTTTGCTCATAGTGATAGGACCTGGAAGAATTTCAATTTCACATATCTTGAAAAAAGTTCCCAGAGTTCTTCAGTAA
- a CDS encoding L-threonylcarbamoyladenylate synthase has protein sequence MTAIVLIKNQVKMQTKILKINSKSPQISKIRQASKIIKSGNIVAFPTETVYGLGANALDSDSVKKIFVAKGRPSDNPLIIHISDISDLKRLTADIPTTAHKLIRKFWPGPLTLVLKKSKIVPKITTGGINTVAVRMPENKIAKLLIHETGTPLAAPSANISGRPSPTTSGHVFEDMNGKISMIIDGGKTKIGIESTVIDLSRKTPMLLRPGAVTLEQLQKVIGKISIHPSIQERKTKDIHRSPGMKYRHYSPNAKIILIEGSNDKVKDKTLQLLSEFKNQGKKVGILSTTNTRYKSDMTVFLGKKLDMVASNLFKTFREFDVKKIDVILAQGTSRKGLGLGIMNRLGKAAYKKIKIN, from the coding sequence ATGACTGCAATCGTATTAATCAAAAATCAAGTAAAAATGCAAACAAAAATTCTTAAAATCAACTCAAAAAGTCCACAAATTTCAAAGATAAGACAAGCTTCTAAAATCATAAAATCAGGAAACATAGTTGCATTTCCAACAGAAACAGTATATGGTCTGGGGGCAAATGCCTTGGACTCAGACTCTGTTAAAAAAATTTTTGTTGCCAAAGGCAGACCTTCAGATAATCCGCTCATTATTCATATTTCAGATATTTCTGATCTTAAGAGATTGACAGCAGACATACCAACGACAGCTCATAAATTAATTAGAAAGTTTTGGCCAGGACCCCTTACATTGGTTCTGAAAAAATCAAAGATAGTTCCAAAAATCACAACAGGTGGAATCAACACAGTTGCAGTGAGAATGCCAGAAAACAAAATAGCAAAATTATTGATACATGAAACAGGCACACCATTAGCTGCGCCATCTGCAAATATTTCTGGAAGACCCAGTCCCACAACATCAGGACATGTGTTTGAGGATATGAATGGCAAAATAAGCATGATAATAGATGGAGGTAAAACAAAAATCGGAATTGAATCTACAGTGATTGATCTTTCCAGAAAAACTCCAATGCTGTTAAGACCAGGAGCTGTAACATTAGAACAACTTCAAAAGGTCATCGGTAAAATTTCAATCCATCCATCCATACAAGAAAGAAAAACAAAAGACATACATCGCTCACCGGGTATGAAATACAGGCATTATTCTCCAAATGCAAAAATAATTCTAATTGAAGGCTCAAATGACAAAGTAAAAGACAAGACATTACAACTTTTATCAGAATTTAAAAATCAGGGAAAAAAGGTAGGAATACTCAGTACTACAAATACAAGATACAAATCAGACATGACAGTATTTTTAGGTAAAAAGTTAGACATGGTAGCATCTAACTTGTTTAAAACATTCAGAGAATTTGATGTAAAAAAGATAGATGTGATACTTGCACAAGGTACCAGTCGAAAGGGACTGGGTCTTGGAATAATGAATAGACTTGGAAAAGCTGCCTACAAAAAGATCAAAATCAATTAA
- a CDS encoding peptidase — translation MSKFWLLYVILALAFTFPLSYAQHHGGEQAPPISFGSGEVTVSTTLFPADFTPQKYSDVNLKLRFFDTQSNVNVENVSYRVQIFYGESLVANQMFFDRDGELVVKIQPKSNCTQEDLWKCTKYYGDVDAVVPNALTSTPSSIPVISGPVFTQSGQYTVKTDIIGAKNPKTQTSQDIRFETIIIIPNEQEFKISSSGIDYQVFAKNFQGPLTNFQFDDSSKSISFEMPFDWEHVAHVDFVKNYFEIPKNFLPLENVVSFDGKANGIQLFPIDLHYDKYSDKDSNILHFMIHNDELKKFKNSDSTLKVVITPESNSSIISKDLFFDNGIKAIASYDSRYSESKNILFTIAFFDSKGELSNSIRYGYGIKDPTGKDIVNTGGNLSLLGIELPNGIDSQVLNTPMPGKYSMQIVLLGMGQNTYDRPMFQKFDFELGSDVKKIESLEIPTWIKNNAGWWADGKIDDSSFVQGIQFLIKEKIMNIPSTQSSGNGSDEIPSWIKNNAKWWADGKIDDSSFVQGIQFLVKAGIINP, via the coding sequence ATGTCTAAATTCTGGTTGCTTTACGTAATACTGGCACTTGCTTTTACTTTTCCACTTTCTTATGCTCAACATCATGGTGGTGAACAAGCTCCGCCAATCAGCTTTGGCTCTGGTGAGGTAACTGTGAGCACCACATTGTTTCCCGCAGATTTCACTCCTCAAAAATATTCTGATGTGAATTTGAAATTGAGATTTTTTGACACACAATCCAATGTTAATGTGGAAAATGTAAGTTATAGAGTTCAGATATTTTACGGTGAATCTCTTGTTGCAAATCAAATGTTTTTTGATAGAGATGGGGAACTAGTTGTCAAAATACAACCAAAATCAAATTGTACCCAAGAAGATCTATGGAAATGCACAAAATATTATGGTGATGTTGATGCTGTAGTTCCAAACGCCTTAACTTCCACGCCTTCTAGCATTCCAGTTATCTCAGGACCCGTTTTTACTCAAAGTGGTCAGTATACCGTAAAAACTGACATAATAGGTGCAAAAAATCCAAAGACACAAACTTCTCAGGATATTCGCTTTGAAACAATCATAATTATTCCAAATGAACAAGAATTCAAGATATCTTCATCTGGTATTGATTATCAAGTTTTTGCAAAAAATTTCCAAGGGCCACTAACTAATTTTCAGTTTGACGATTCATCCAAATCCATTTCTTTTGAAATGCCATTTGATTGGGAACACGTAGCACATGTGGATTTTGTAAAGAATTACTTTGAAATCCCAAAAAACTTTTTGCCTTTAGAAAATGTTGTTAGCTTTGATGGCAAAGCAAATGGAATACAGCTCTTTCCAATAGATTTACACTATGACAAATATTCCGACAAAGATAGTAACATACTTCATTTTATGATTCATAACGATGAACTAAAAAAATTCAAAAATTCAGACTCTACACTTAAAGTTGTTATTACTCCTGAATCTAATTCATCAATAATTTCTAAAGACCTTTTCTTTGATAATGGCATTAAGGCCATTGCATCTTATGATTCTAGATATTCTGAAAGTAAAAATATTTTATTTACCATAGCGTTTTTTGATTCAAAAGGGGAACTATCTAATAGTATTCGATATGGATATGGTATAAAGGATCCAACTGGAAAAGACATTGTAAATACTGGTGGAAACCTCAGTCTTTTGGGAATCGAGTTGCCTAATGGCATTGATTCTCAAGTGCTAAACACACCTATGCCTGGAAAATATTCTATGCAAATTGTTCTATTAGGAATGGGACAAAACACCTATGATAGACCCATGTTTCAAAAATTTGATTTTGAATTAGGCTCAGATGTGAAAAAAATTGAATCTCTTGAAATTCCTACATGGATAAAAAATAATGCAGGCTGGTGGGCTGATGGAAAAATAGATGACAGCTCATTTGTTCAGGGAATTCAATTTTTGATAAAAGAAAAAATAATGAACATTCCTTCTACTCAAAGCTCAGGTAATGGTTCTGATGAAATACCATCTTGGATTAAAAACAATGCAAAGTGGTGGGCTGATGGAAAAATAGATGACAGCTCATTTGTTCAGGGAATTCAATTTTTAGTCAAGGCTGGTATAATCAATCCTTGA
- a CDS encoding MscL family protein, which yields MSDAPPPKQSFVQEFMGFLKTFGIIGLAIAFIIGAAASKLVTALVNDIINPIIGLALPSGDLKALEAEVVNTVSGAISVFKYGDFIANVIDFTIIAVIVFILYKVLSRFKLVEDKTKT from the coding sequence ATGAGTGATGCCCCACCTCCAAAACAAAGCTTTGTTCAAGAGTTCATGGGTTTTCTTAAGACATTTGGAATTATCGGATTAGCAATTGCATTCATTATTGGTGCAGCCGCATCAAAGCTAGTAACTGCTCTAGTTAATGACATAATCAACCCAATCATAGGATTAGCATTACCATCAGGTGACCTCAAAGCACTTGAAGCCGAAGTCGTTAATACTGTATCAGGAGCTATTTCAGTATTCAAATATGGAGATTTTATCGCAAATGTCATAGATTTCACAATAATCGCAGTAATAGTATTCATACTTTACAAAGTATTATCAAGATTCAAGCTAGTAGAAGATAAAACAAAAACATAA
- a CDS encoding Lrp/AsnC ligand binding domain-containing protein: MINCDLGAEETIIEKLREIEQVKEVFGTIGTHDLMVKLEAENFEKIREIASNIPKIEKIRTISTLIKKE; this comes from the coding sequence ATGATTAACTGTGATCTTGGTGCAGAGGAGACAATTATTGAGAAACTGCGAGAAATAGAACAAGTTAAGGAAGTATTTGGAACTATAGGAACTCATGATTTAATGGTAAAATTAGAAGCTGAAAATTTTGAAAAAATACGAGAGATTGCTTCAAATATCCCAAAGATTGAAAAAATTAGAACAATTTCAACGCTAATAAAAAAAGAATAA
- a CDS encoding SRPBCC family protein, whose amino-acid sequence MTKTAQKSFYTNTVRRCISINASKEKVWRKISNIVGLPSWVIDVKKTTYLSKKRRNVGAIRKITFADGNTIEEHVVAWKEREYFTYIATEGLPLRAYVATISINAKNNNTTQITWQSYFNSKKMTAKQFTEFVKFMGIFYETSLKNLKKILEK is encoded by the coding sequence ATGACAAAAACTGCGCAAAAATCATTTTACACAAATACAGTAAGAAGATGCATTTCAATTAACGCTAGTAAAGAGAAGGTTTGGAGAAAAATTAGCAATATTGTCGGACTTCCATCATGGGTAATTGATGTTAAAAAAACAACATATTTGTCAAAAAAGAGAAGAAACGTGGGAGCTATAAGAAAAATTACATTTGCAGATGGCAATACAATTGAAGAACATGTTGTGGCATGGAAAGAAAGAGAATATTTTACCTACATTGCAACTGAAGGTTTACCCCTAAGAGCATATGTTGCAACAATTTCCATCAATGCAAAAAATAATAACACCACTCAGATAACATGGCAATCATATTTTAACAGCAAAAAGATGACAGCAAAACAATTTACAGAGTTTGTAAAATTTATGGGAATATTTTATGAAACATCACTTAAAAATCTAAAAAAGATATTAGAAAAATGA
- a CDS encoding Mov34/MPN/PAD-1 family protein: protein MLFKKKKIERRVSLEKKVLDSILSYCQMRHPNEGILILKGKSKQGNIMIDGLVIPPFNYSGPTFAGFPHSFLPFDMSYVGTVHSHSSGSAEPSVTDLHNFFGLVSIIVQSPYGDNDVFAWDSSGNPVPVSIV from the coding sequence ATGTTGTTTAAAAAGAAAAAAATTGAAAGACGGGTTTCTTTAGAAAAAAAAGTTTTAGACAGTATTCTGTCTTACTGCCAAATGAGACATCCAAATGAAGGAATTCTCATTTTAAAAGGCAAATCAAAACAAGGAAATATTATGATTGACGGGTTGGTGATTCCGCCCTTTAATTATTCTGGCCCTACCTTTGCCGGTTTTCCGCATTCTTTTCTGCCCTTTGATATGAGTTATGTGGGAACAGTTCATTCACATTCTAGTGGTTCTGCAGAACCATCAGTTACTGATCTTCATAATTTCTTTGGTTTAGTATCTATAATTGTTCAATCTCCATACGGAGACAATGATGTCTTTGCTTGGGATAGTAGTGGAAATCCTGTACCTGTTTCTATTGTGTAA
- a CDS encoding ABC transporter permease has protein sequence MSSITPTEIKEEFFKNKIGITGIVILLILILTSIIAVITIPVETFKEWNNPGSWISYPKVAIPVWVNLFLSEKIPEHKILESPKINYDTAENISVTYHQFGINFDYDDFPNDFIYEFSAKYSGSTLLQMDVIRPDGIHLKLLSTSLPNLDSNSIHSERVFSTDDSIKKNLILQSDKFLFSLNNLSAEDIVFSKAEKQEILKGNYIFLIKMYGNNSENKIQESKLIIGGKAFGIMGTDELRRDLAVGLLWGTPLALFIGLVVSIASVVMGLLYGVYAGYRGKKTDEVMMRFNDVIYALPALPFLIILSVTISNSIFVLVGFLMVFGWVGIAKVARSMSLQIKTRGYVEAAIMMGQKDSKIVLRHILPQLLPYAFASIAISVPAAITTEAGLSFLGLGDPSFPTWGQILHDANVYGAASRGLWWWILPPGVMIAITGLAFVFIGNALDSIVNPKLKR, from the coding sequence ATGAGCAGTATCACTCCAACAGAGATCAAAGAGGAATTTTTTAAAAATAAAATAGGAATTACAGGAATTGTCATACTATTAATTTTAATTTTAACTTCAATTATAGCAGTAATTACAATTCCAGTTGAAACTTTTAAAGAATGGAATAATCCAGGAAGTTGGATTTCGTATCCCAAAGTTGCCATTCCAGTTTGGGTTAATTTGTTTCTGAGTGAAAAGATTCCAGAACATAAAATTTTAGAATCACCAAAAATAAACTATGATACTGCAGAAAACATATCAGTTACATATCACCAATTTGGGATAAATTTCGACTATGATGATTTTCCAAATGATTTCATCTACGAATTTTCTGCAAAATATTCAGGATCAACATTATTGCAAATGGATGTAATACGACCTGATGGAATTCATCTAAAATTATTATCAACGTCATTGCCAAATTTAGATTCTAATTCCATCCACAGTGAAAGAGTATTTTCAACAGATGATTCAATTAAAAAAAATCTTATCCTACAATCAGACAAGTTTTTGTTTTCTTTAAATAATTTATCTGCAGAAGACATTGTTTTTTCTAAAGCAGAAAAACAAGAGATCCTAAAAGGAAATTATATTTTTTTAATAAAGATGTATGGCAACAATTCAGAAAACAAAATTCAAGAGTCTAAACTAATCATAGGCGGTAAAGCATTTGGAATAATGGGAACAGATGAGCTGAGAAGAGATTTGGCAGTGGGCTTACTATGGGGAACCCCTTTGGCACTTTTCATAGGACTTGTGGTATCTATTGCATCAGTTGTAATGGGTTTACTTTACGGAGTTTATGCAGGCTATAGAGGTAAAAAAACAGATGAAGTAATGATGAGATTTAACGATGTAATCTATGCCCTACCAGCACTTCCTTTCCTGATTATTCTATCAGTTACTATAAGCAACAGTATTTTCGTGTTGGTGGGATTTTTGATGGTGTTTGGTTGGGTGGGAATAGCGAAAGTTGCAAGAAGCATGTCGTTGCAAATCAAAACTAGAGGATATGTCGAAGCTGCAATCATGATGGGGCAAAAGGATTCAAAAATTGTACTAAGACATATTTTGCCACAGTTATTGCCATATGCTTTTGCTAGCATAGCCATATCGGTGCCTGCTGCAATCACTACAGAGGCAGGATTAAGTTTTCTAGGATTAGGTGATCCATCTTTTCCTACATGGGGTCAAATTTTACATGATGCTAATGTGTATGGTGCAGCATCCAGAGGATTATGGTGGTGGATATTGCCTCCAGGAGTGATGATTGCAATAACAGGACTTGCTTTTGTCTTTATAGGAAATGCTCTAGATTCTATTGTCAATCCAAAATTAAAACGATAG
- a CDS encoding ABC transporter permease, with protein sequence MITLLITVLLVGSNMDSILKQGVVFQVRSEITENPKISESFSSVDEFESFVQMQIEQRIKTLGLDEPWYSPQRIGLTMYKILTLDFGRATFLTSDSGSSDVKEIILEKLPRTILLFTTATIIISVIGIFLGAFSGSRVGSVIDRLTSSFAVISSSFPVWWIGMLMIFLFSFVYQIFPARATPLIPSSDPNYIGSLLYHMTLPLITIVMIGFGSWAYLVRNFIVGIMQEDFIIAKKTIGVDQKKIIYSHALKNAAPPIVTILALSLSGSLGGAIITEAVFDWPGMGRLYFEAITVMDLPIIIGATYILTVFFLISIFVADLLYGYFDPRVRVG encoded by the coding sequence ATGATTACACTACTCATCACAGTTCTTCTAGTAGGATCAAACATGGACAGCATCCTAAAACAAGGAGTTGTGTTTCAAGTAAGATCTGAAATAACTGAAAATCCTAAAATTTCTGAAAGTTTTTCGTCTGTAGATGAATTTGAGTCGTTTGTTCAAATGCAAATTGAACAGAGAATCAAGACTCTAGGGTTAGATGAACCGTGGTATTCACCACAAAGAATAGGATTAACAATGTACAAGATACTTACTTTGGACTTTGGTCGTGCAACTTTTCTAACTAGCGATTCAGGATCATCAGATGTCAAAGAAATAATTTTAGAAAAACTTCCTCGAACAATCTTATTGTTTACAACTGCAACGATCATAATTTCTGTAATCGGTATCTTCCTTGGAGCATTTTCAGGAAGTAGAGTTGGTTCAGTTATAGATAGATTGACATCAAGTTTTGCAGTTATCAGTTCTAGTTTTCCTGTGTGGTGGATAGGAATGCTAATGATATTCTTGTTTTCATTTGTGTATCAAATTTTTCCTGCAAGGGCAACACCACTAATTCCATCATCAGACCCAAATTACATCGGATCATTACTGTATCACATGACATTACCATTAATCACAATTGTAATGATTGGGTTTGGGTCGTGGGCATATCTTGTAAGAAATTTCATAGTAGGAATTATGCAAGAAGATTTCATTATTGCAAAAAAGACAATCGGAGTTGATCAGAAAAAAATAATCTATTCTCATGCTCTAAAAAATGCCGCCCCACCAATAGTCACTATTCTTGCGTTAAGTCTATCAGGTTCCCTTGGAGGGGCGATAATCACTGAGGCTGTTTTTGACTGGCCAGGCATGGGCAGATTATATTTTGAAGCAATTACAGTAATGGATCTGCCAATAATTATTGGCGCTACTTACATCTTGACAGTTTTTTTTCTAATTAGTATTTTTGTGGCAGATTTACTGTATGGATACTTTGATCCCAGAGTGAGAGTAGGATGA
- a CDS encoding carboxypeptidase-like regulatory domain-containing protein, whose amino-acid sequence MFKNKAIIVGLFSIFALSMLIPASDAALWSLIIQSSVDNPKILPGDAPIISGRITDHASNPVKDVQVHISTKYDSLFTTTNELGEYNVQLSHYDRMPGTYIVSIKATSSDGKTGIANTEFQVRGELTTTSVIEEKLSTPEAIRYLNAKSSDFEKDPIGFILYSHYQKLLQEFISEKKIAEKMLEEQKFIKEQTKISEDLLLKEIEELDPGSGVFSGYKYDDYVKNLDPVVRDTIVSQMNFTKNIFDEAQQIRKNILENGGTQEEANRAYLEKTTISRQTIEEFGYNIEEEILPEDIIIPTNSTEQLPDETTEEKNDTINTNIAGMNVQVGNSGASFFVNINGTIIEFLVDGNRIIQVNPKN is encoded by the coding sequence GTGTTCAAAAACAAGGCTATCATCGTTGGTTTATTTTCAATATTTGCATTAAGCATGCTCATTCCAGCCTCAGATGCAGCATTGTGGAGCCTCATAATTCAATCAAGCGTTGACAATCCAAAGATATTGCCAGGAGATGCACCAATAATTTCAGGCAGGATTACCGACCATGCATCAAATCCAGTAAAAGATGTTCAGGTTCATATCAGTACAAAGTATGATTCTTTGTTTACAACCACAAACGAGCTAGGAGAGTATAACGTTCAACTTAGCCACTATGATAGAATGCCAGGAACATATATCGTCAGTATCAAAGCAACTTCGTCTGACGGAAAAACAGGCATTGCAAATACAGAATTTCAGGTCAGAGGAGAATTAACTACAACATCAGTAATTGAAGAAAAACTTTCAACCCCAGAAGCAATAAGATATCTTAATGCAAAATCGTCTGATTTTGAAAAAGATCCCATAGGTTTTATTTTATACTCACATTACCAGAAATTATTACAAGAATTTATTTCAGAAAAGAAGATAGCTGAAAAAATGTTAGAAGAGCAAAAATTCATCAAAGAACAAACAAAAATTTCAGAGGATCTACTCTTAAAGGAAATAGAAGAGTTAGATCCTGGTTCTGGTGTGTTTTCAGGATACAAGTATGATGATTATGTTAAAAATTTAGATCCTGTAGTTAGAGACACAATTGTAAGCCAGATGAATTTCACCAAAAACATATTTGATGAAGCACAGCAGATCAGAAAAAACATTCTTGAAAATGGCGGAACCCAAGAAGAAGCAAATAGAGCATATCTAGAAAAAACTACCATTTCAAGACAGACCATAGAAGAGTTTGGCTATAATATTGAAGAAGAGATATTACCAGAAGACATAATCATACCAACTAACAGTACTGAACAATTACCAGATGAAACAACAGAAGAGAAAAACGATACCATCAATACAAATATCGCCGGAATGAACGTGCAGGTTGGAAATAGCGGAGCGTCATTTTTTGTAAACATCAATGGAACAATTATAGAATTTTTAGTAGACGGGAATCGAATTATTCAAGTAAATCCTAAAAACTGA
- a CDS encoding GNAT family N-acetyltransferase: MNLSIVKATETDIPIILELLYELERPTPIDDKEIKVFQNKIKDYFSDPQKIILLAKQGFKPVGLVSVIFLRRLNRVKLEMYIPELIVTKEYRNTGIGKKLIEHCVILAKKKDCYRIRLESGNQRKESHLFYKNLGFEQSSLSFSMNIR, from the coding sequence GTGAATCTTTCCATAGTAAAAGCTACTGAAACGGACATTCCAATTATTCTTGAATTACTTTATGAGTTAGAGAGGCCAACTCCGATCGATGATAAAGAAATCAAAGTATTCCAAAATAAAATTAAAGATTATTTTTCAGATCCTCAGAAGATAATATTGTTGGCAAAGCAAGGTTTCAAACCCGTAGGACTTGTTAGCGTTATTTTTCTACGACGTTTAAACCGAGTAAAACTAGAGATGTACATCCCTGAATTAATAGTCACAAAAGAGTATAGGAACACAGGTATTGGCAAAAAACTAATTGAACATTGTGTCATCCTTGCAAAAAAGAAAGACTGCTATAGAATAAGACTGGAGTCTGGAAATCAAAGAAAAGAATCTCATTTATTTTACAAAAATCTTGGATTTGAGCAGTCTTCGTTGTCTTTTTCTATGAATATCCGTTGA